A window of Aurantibacillus circumpalustris genomic DNA:
GTGGAGTACAGCTGAATTGTTTTTGTCGAATAAAACATTTAGCGTAAATGAATTTCCTAAACTATCTTTAAAAGAATATGGTTGCTTAAGCAGCTCAACAATTTGTTCATAGGATAAGAAGTTTAAAGAAGTATTCACGTTTGTTATCAAAGCAATTCCGCTTTTTGCCACAGCTGAATAGTTAGGAAAAAAATCTTTTGAAGCAAAGGCCTTTTTCTCCTTCTCAGTCAATAATCGTGAAATCGCAATAGCTTCGCAACTATCGTTATATAAAGCTTGTACCGCTTCGTTTTCAGATGTTTGATATAGATCTATTTCAACATTGGGATACTGCGACTCAAATGTAGTTACCTGATTTTTTATGTGTAAAGCAAGTCCTTCATCATAGTATACTTTTAGTTTACCCGAGGTAGGAGAGTTGTCTTTATAATCGTTTTTGTAATAATCAGAGCAAGAATTAAGAACTAGAAAAACAGAACCAATTAAAATGTAAATCACGCCGCGTTGCAGTAACAAAAAAGTAGAATTTTTTATATAAAAGAAATTTTTACTCTCCACGGTATTTTCTTTGGTTTAATAAATGATAAAGTCTGAATCCTCTGTATACAGCATAAGCAATCAGCATGAAAACAAAGAACACGCGTTTAAGGCCAAAAAGGCGATCACTAAAAACATCTGTGAAGGCAATTGCAATTGCACCACCTAACACAACAATTATCATAATTATGCCAAACCAAACAGCAATAAAGTTTAATCCGAGTTTCATGTTTTAATTTGTTTTGTTATAAAAAAAGCCACAACAAAAAAGGTTGTGGCTTTTAATGCGTTTAAAATAACCTTATTGGATTTTAAAACTGAAAGGAACGTTGAAGTAACATTTTACTGCACGTCCAGTCATTTTTGCAGGTTTCCATTTCGGCATTGATTTCACAACTCTTATAGCTTCTTTATCACAATCAGGGCAGCCTGGAACGCCCTTTAAAATTTCTACATTGCTAATACTTCCAGTTTCGTTTACAACGAATTTAAGAAAACATTTCCCACTAATTCCCGCTTCACGAGCCATGTTAGGATATTGTGTGTTTTGCTGCATGAATTTCATCATAGCGGCAATACCTCCAGGAAATTCAGCTTGTTCTTCCACAATTGTAAAAATTTCAGGTGCCGCAGGTTCACCAGGACCAACATCTACAGAAGGTGGGGCAATAATTTGTTCCCCTTCTTGATCTTTAACACCTACCTGCGTTTCTTTTACTTCTTCTTGTAACTTTTGAGGCTCTTCTTCAACAGCGTCGTCTTTAATTACAGGAGGGGTAAACTTTACCATCTCAACCATTGGTGGTGGCGGTGGCGGTGGCGGTGGTGGTGGTTGTTCGTCAACAGGCGGTGGTGGCGTTAAATCAATTTGCTCAACCTTAATGGTTTCAGCTATCGCTTCCGTTTTGGGCCTGTCCATTACTTTTTTAAGTCCTAGTAAAGCCAAAGAAAACAGAATCATTCCACCTACAATATAGGTAACGCGTTTATTGTAATTAGTTCGTAGTTCATAAGCACCATAACTTTGAT
This region includes:
- a CDS encoding PstS family phosphate ABC transporter substrate-binding protein, encoding MESKNFFYIKNSTFLLLQRGVIYILIGSVFLVLNSCSDYYKNDYKDNSPTSGKLKVYYDEGLALHIKNQVTTFESQYPNVEIDLYQTSENEAVQALYNDSCEAIAISRLLTEKEKKAFASKDFFPNYSAVAKSGIALITNVNTSLNFLSYEQIVELLKQPYSFKDSLGNSFTLNVLFDKNNSAVLHYMMDSILKETKLSVNCNILNSTLESINYVAENKNTVAFIDFAWLSDVDDSIYKANKNKIKFIGISKPFSSTFECPNQSSFKLNNYAFTRTVYVIRKTGDFTLAKGFESFVAGPKGQLTFLKQGLLPNRQSERALNIKMGGETTSEQ
- a CDS encoding energy transducer TonB — protein: MFKSWNNVTLDERNDIVFEGRNQSYGAYELRTNYNKRVTYIVGGMILFSLALLGLKKVMDRPKTEAIAETIKVEQIDLTPPPPVDEQPPPPPPPPPPPMVEMVKFTPPVIKDDAVEEEPQKLQEEVKETQVGVKDQEGEQIIAPPSVDVGPGEPAAPEIFTIVEEQAEFPGGIAAMMKFMQQNTQYPNMAREAGISGKCFLKFVVNETGSISNVEILKGVPGCPDCDKEAIRVVKSMPKWKPAKMTGRAVKCYFNVPFSFKIQ